One Xiphophorus maculatus strain JP 163 A chromosome 9, X_maculatus-5.0-male, whole genome shotgun sequence DNA segment encodes these proteins:
- the wdr63 gene encoding WD repeat-containing protein 63 — protein MAPKARKRSPSKGRGKGKGKGKGKGKASRPSTSLGYPEDIFPLVLTSATQELFNCRIDEDVTEKSPFKLLKKDDIIDDMKRRAAVSDFSPVKQTVLAYPEEEMLLVFDSNLTYGQFFYLVLTPESKDRILKSPEGEELLMADKRPQFWISLGSEKEIEEPIKETREKLRLKLRVDRAVQSKVCFSDRDCAESKDGHLECTSYEDSKFKIKKLLTDCGVQAVPMIQTNSCQTMRMVPKDTFTQYEPREFSTEEKETILKEQSLMNFCKAQIPRMLFALQQEEIINVFLDDWKALATGLEACDWSGQVSDTLVLHQVFTDQKFAKSKTISCLNWHPTIYGVIAVAMTKRHEELAEAVSSPPLIVFYSFSNPSSPQFLLECPDDILAFQFSPSNPNIIVGGCLNGQVLLWDISAHVTFIQATQPGSRRESINSDKFDLNDSRENIPIVRFCAVSALESSHKAPVTDVQWLPPTFEVTMMGLPVENKQKVSIQIITCSPDCTLRFWDVRLPAEFSNTPTESTPTVDHKTPMTTCSVPETFKHLDRTWKPMFRVSLSKIDTKGEYVPMKFSFENFITTTERDKEIKGTEALLDYSQLKIPASEKLKEMDNINTKFFVGTENGEIIYSDWKLESDDSGRPHSSKPFACFNSHHWLVNTVQRSPFFKDILLSTGGWNFAIWKEGVMDGPLVASQYFEQECTVGCWSLSRPAVFFIGKTDGSVEIWDLLKNSSEPLQLHPHISKSKITCMKACSFTAKQHFLAVADDLGVLRIFEIPKALYLPSRHESLSMKKYFDLEAESLKDYLKREEFWTKHKKEEEEHKTKLKKEPEKPETPPKEIHRLDLTEYSDDLILEEELLQDMGLWPIAVESER, from the exons GTTACCCTGAGGATATCTTCCCCCTGGTCCTGACATCGGCCACTCAGGAGCTCTTCAACTGCCGTATTGATGAAGACGTCACAGAGAAGAGCCCTTTCAAACTGCTCAAGAAAGACGACATCATAGACGACATGAAGagaagagctgcagtttctgattTCAGCCCAGTGAAACAAACAGTGCTT GCATACCCAGAGGAAGAGATGTTGTTGGTTTTTGATTCAAACCTCACTTACGGCCAGTTCTTCTACTTGGTTCTGACACCAGAAAGCAAAGATCGAATACTGAAA TCCCCAGAGGGTGAAGAGCTGCTTATGGCTGACAAAAGACCACAATTTTGGATTTCTCTTGGTAGCGAGAAGGAAATAGAAGAACCTATCAAGGAGACGAGAGAAAAG CTGAGGCTCAAATTAAGAGTGGACCGGGCAGTTCAATCGAAGGTCTGTTTTTCAGACCGCGACTGTGCAGAGTCAAAGGATGGCCACTTGGAGTGTACTTCTTATGAAGACAGTAAATTCAAGATCAAGAAACTGCTGACTGATTGTGGAGTGCAGGCTGTTCCCATGATACAGACCAACAGTTGCCAGACAATGAG GATGGTTCCAAAGGACACCTTCACACAGTATGAACCAAGAGAGTTCAGCACTGAGGAAAAAGAAACGATTCTTAAAGAACAGAGCCTGATGAATTTTTGTAAAGCACAGATTCccag GATGTTGTTTGCCCTGCAGCAGGAAGAGATCATAAACGTATTTCTGGATGACTGGAAGGCTCTGGCGACGGGGCTTGAAGCTTGTGACTGGTCAGGGCAGGTGTCCGATACTCTGGTGCTCCATCAGGTCTTCACAGATCAGAAGTTCgctaaaagcaaaacaattagTTGCCTCAACTGGCACCCTACAATATATG GTGTAATTGCTGTGGCCATGACAAAAAGACACGAGGAGCTTGCAGAGGCAGTCTCCAGTCCTCCTCTCATTGTCTTCTACAGCTTCTCCAACCCCTCCAGTCCCCAG tttctccTTGAATGCCCAGACGACATTCTTGCATTCCAGTTCTCCCCCTCCAATCCAAATATTATTGTTGGGGGCTGTTTAAATGgccag GTTTTGTTGTGGGACATCTCTGCTCATGTCACCTTCATACAGGCAACACAACCCGGCAGTAGAAGGGAATCAATAAATTCGGACAAGTTT GACCTCAACGACAGCAGAGAGAATATTCCTATTGTGCGATTCTGTGCGGTGTCAGCCTTAGAGAGCAGCCACAAAGCCCCGGTTACTGACGTGCAGTGGCTGCCGCCAACATTCGAG GTTACTATGATGGGCTTACCAGTGGAGAACAAGCAGAAAGTCTCGATTCAGATCATCACCTGCTCCCCTGACTG CACTCTTCGTTTTTGGGACGTGAGACTTCCAGCTGAGTTTTCGAACACACCTACAGAGAGCACGCCGACTGTCGACCATAAGACCCCGATGACGACCTGTAGCGTTCCTGAAACTTTCAAACATCTGGACAGGACTTGGAAACCAATGTTCAGA GTTTCACTGTCAAAGATTGATACCAAAGGAGAATATGTTCCTATGAAGTTCAGCTTTGAAAATTTCATCACTACTACAG aaagagacaaagaaataaAGGGGACAGAGGCCCTTCTTGACTACAGCCAACTCAAGATACCTGCatctgaaaaactgaaggagATGGACAACATCAATACCAAGTTTTTTGTTGGGACAGAG AATGGAGAGATCATTTACTCTGACTGGAAACTGGAAAGCGACGACTCTGGGCGCCCGCACA GTTCCAAACCCTTCGCGTGTTTCAACAGCCATCATTGGCTGGTGAACACAGTGCAGCGATCTCCATTCTTCAAAGACATTCTTTTGTCAACAGGAGGCTGGAACTTTGCCATTTGGAAAGAGGGAGTCATG GACGGCCCACTGGTTGCATCGCAATACTTTGAGCAGGAGTGCACTGTGGGATGCTGGTCGCTGTCCCGACCGGCTGTTTTCTTCATTGGAAAAACAGATGGCAGTGTTGAGATATGGGACCTGCTAAAAAACAGCAGTGAACCACTACAGCTCCACCCTCATATCAGCAAAAGCAAGATTACCTGCATGAAAGCCTGCAGTTTCACGG CCAAGCAGCACTTCCTGGCTGTTGCAGATGATCTTGGGGTTCTTCGTATTTTTGAAATACCAAAGGCCCTCTATCTTCCTTCCAGGCATGAG AGTTTAAGCATGAAGAAATACTTTGATCTTGAAGCAGAGAGTTTGAAGGACTACTTAAAGAGGGAAGAATTCTGGACTAAACataaaaaggaggaggaggaacacAAGACGAAACTGAAAAAG